The region CACTGTCAGTGCAAAGAGCAACCAGGTCTaatgggaggtgtccctgcccatggcacgggctggaactggatggtctttatggtcccttccaatccaaaccattctgtgatggTGCCAATTTCACAAACCCCACATGTGCAGAGGTGTGGGCATCCCTGGGTGTGTACGTGGGACCTCCAGGTCTGATCAGAGCCCTGGAAGGTGAGAATAGCTCCTAATCTCCTCCCAACACGGCCTCCTCTGATAACTGCAGGAGAGCCATGGGACTGTTCCTCAAGAGAGGCATGGGACTGTCCCTCAGGGACTGTCCCTCAGGGGAGCCACAGGACTGtccttcccagccccagccctccctgctggccctgctgacTGTCCCCACGCCCCCAGGGGTGACCAGCCGCTGGCACACCAAGAAGCTGCCCAGGAAGACGCACAAGGGCCTGCGGAAGGTGGCCTGCATCGGGGCCTGGCACCCGGCCCGCGTGGGCTACTCCATCGCGCGGGCCGGCCAGAAGGGCTACCACCACCGCACCGAGATCAACAAGAAGGTATGGCCAGGGGGCTCCATCCTGTCACACCCTCCTCCCCACGctgccctcagctccctgcaTCCTCATGGATGTTCCCCTGGAcacctccatgtccttcctggtGATTTCCTGCTGATTGAGGGCATGCCAAAAACCTGTAGGGCAATTCGGTATGGGTTAATGAAGGTGGTATAGGATGTGACCTTATCCCacaaagagttgcagctgaaccaattattaaagattaggagctggcctgatgttaacaggccacacctctagccaataagaagagtgttataaaatagtggattggttggttgagggggAACTgagaactggagtcagttggttCCTGTGAGGACAAGGCagggtcagtgcctggaggagctgtctacaagaaacatcaaggagtatgaaactctagcaatatggaacccttgcaatgtactGATAGAGAGCTTCtgcaatataatgacaacaaAAACCACGTGGTTCTGTGGGAGATTCTGGCACCCTGTAAGGCTCCTCAGCAAGGGGCAGGAGAGCCTCCATCCCCACTGCCTGTGTGTCCCCAGATTTACCGCATTGGCCACGGGATCCACGTGGAGGATGGCAAGGTGGTGAGGAACAACGCCTCGACGCACTACGACATCACCGAGAAGACCATCACGCCCATGGTGAGGGCTGAGGGGTGACAGGGCCGTGCCCCCCTgaccctcccagccagctctcctgcccacccacccctctgctctccccacaggGTGGTTTCCCTCACTACGGGGAGGTCAACAACGATTTCCTCATGCTGAAGGGCTGCGTGGTGGGCACCAGGAAGCGCGTGCTCACCCTGCGCAAGGTGAGAGCACctgggatgggctgcagctccccaggagcACATTCCCCACATGGAGAACCCTCCaagtgctgggcagggacactgggcaGGTCCTTGGTGCAGTGTCAGCAGGTGGATGGAGCTGGAGAGCTCTGAGGGCTGTGGttcatttcagaaatgaaaCCTTGGGTTGTCACAGCAAGGTGAGtgggcactggaatgggctgcccagggatggggtggTGGAGTCCCTGGTGTTTAAGGACAGaatggatgtggcactcagtgccatggtctgggtgacaaggtcaggtcataggttggacttggtgatctcagaggtttttccagcctggctgattctgtgattctgtgcaaTGCTGagcaaagagcagctctgcaagcTCTCTCCCATCTGAGTCCCAGGGTGTCGCTGTGAGAACACAGATTTTTGAGGGGATGTTTTAGAGGATATTCCAGCCCTGTTTCCATGAGACCAGCTGTTCTGTGACACTTCCCCTGCTGTTGTGGCTGTTCTTTCCCAGTCCCTGCTGGTGCACACGAGCCGCCGGGCCCACGAAGCCATCGAGCTCAAATTCATCGACACCACTTCCAAATTCGGCCATGGCCGCTTCCAGACGGCTCAGGAGAAGAGAGCTTTCATGGTGAGTTCCTCAGGCTGCCGCTGTCTGACTCCAACCAAGCatcttccatgggcagggaggtggaactggatgagtttcgtgtcccttccaacccaaaccatcccaggattctatgattccatggttctgtgttGTGTTCATCAACACAACAACAGCCAAGTGAATGTTTGAGGCTCTCTTGCCTAAAGGCAGCCATGAATTCCGTTCACACAGCAGAAATGATGCTGAGGAAGAACAGGATGGTTGTGTGAGTGATCCAAGACAACTCAACCAGCAAATAAAAGACCATATGGGCAACCAGTTCACATTCACCATGGGAAGTTTTAAACAAGCAGTTAACTTGGCAGGCACTGTCTTGGCCATATGGTGCCTTTCACTCAGAATTGTGCACTGCTTTGATTTGTTTGGAATGATTTATAGCTTTAATGTTCTCATAGGAAAAAAGTTTGGGTCAAATTCAGATGCAGATTCATGGTGCTTTTGTCAGAAGCTTTCAAGAAGGCCAAGCAGTGTATTTTTCTTAAATccaaaataatataattaaataatcCAAACACAGCAGTTTCCTGAATAGTTTTGCAGCCTTCACCAGGCTGGGGTGAGTCTGAGTCTGAAGCGGAGGAAGCACTGAGTAAACCAtgagagggagaagggaaagaaacaagTGTCTGTGTCCCACGCAGATGTGAACTGGGTCTGGCTGTGGCCTGTCAGCCAGAAATGCCATGTGAAGCTGGCTAAGCCTCCTTAGTGCTGCCAGGGGGATTGGTGAGGCActgcctctgcagagctcttTAGAGGTTAAGCTGATTTCCTTCAGCTCAGTGTCAGGAGCCTCTTGTGTCActgccagcctgagctgctgtgacAGGAGGAGGTCTGACCTGGGTGCAGCtcttttctttgccattttgCCCCATGGACTCTGTGGTAAAACATCACATTTGTCTGGAAGTTGAGGGACACAAGTAATTCCTGCCACCTGCTCCCGTAGGATTGATTTGCTGTGGGATAATCCCATTTTTTAGCTGATGGCCCAAGCTGCCTTTCTGGTCACCACAGCCCAGACACAGCCAGGTCTGTGTGTCCCTAAATCCAAactctcctctctgctctcttCCAGGGCCCCCAGAAGAAGCATTTGGTGAAGGAGAAGCCAGGTGTGCGGGAAGAGCTCTGAGGACAGAGATCCAAGGCTGCCTGCTGGGCATTTGCAATAAAGGGGCTCCAAGCCAtgcctgctcctctctccttctGGAAGGGtgtcctgccttcctgcctgtTCTcaggctcctcagcagctggggATGGGAAAAGTGGCATTTGGGACTGGCCCACATGGATGGGGACTAACTGGGACAGccaagtgccagctgtgccctcaggatcctccctttcctctcctcccagtGAATTTTTCCCTCTCACCCAAATCACCACAAAGTCTCCCCCATCTcatccagcagagagcagagcatgTTCCAGCACTTCTGCCCCAGTTTCCACTGGGAATACTGGGCCAGCCCAtggcctggctctgcccagctccccgcctgtcccctcctgcctctcccacaCACCTCCAGCACTGCTTTTGCCAAGCTGAAGGTGCAGCCTGGGGGCTTCTCCTGCTCAAAGCCCCCTGATCGTGGCTGGGACCCTGGCAGAGGTGGGAATTGTGCACAACAAGAGGGCTGCCAGGCAGAGATGGATTTATTCACCTGGGAGCCTTTCCCACCCGTGCTGTCCTTGCAGCCCAGCTGCCTGTGGGGAGGGGGCatgccccagagctgggaattcTGGATCAGCAATGATCCCAACTCCTTCAGTGCCGTGATCCAGGTGTCCTGCACCCTCTTTGGAAGTAGACAATGGGAAGCCCAGCCCTCCCGTGCCCCGAGCTGCCTGCTTGACCAGGAGTCCTGGAGCGTGGCCGTGGAACCCCTGGGtctccagcagcctggctgtgccctgaaCGTGTGCTTGCAGGATCTGAGGGGGCTCATCTGCACAAGCAGAGCGTGAGGATGAatccaggcacagccctggctgcaggcagtggcCAGGCCTGGCTGTCCCGTGTCCCAGCGAggtccctgagctctgggcagtgtccctgcccctgggctgtgcttcaGAGCCTCCTGTCCCCCGTGGCTGGTGGATCCTGGGGCGGTCCCGGGCTGGGGGGCCAAGGATCCAGGCCAGAGCGCATGATGGGCATGATGAGATCGTCCATGTTTGGCATCACCAGGATTTTCTGCAAAGAGGAATTCAGAGTGACAAATCAGTGGGTTTGAGCAGCACGGGGACACTCCTGGAGGTGGCTTGGCAGGAGCCACGTGGGGATAAACTGGAGGTTCTGGGctcccaccccacagcagcagccccaggagggtcccagctctgggtgtcagggtgGGGACAAGCAGGGACAGTTTGTCCTGGCCACCTCAATGGCTGCAGGGGTGGCcacagcagaggggagggaCCAGCATTTGGAAACCATCCAGATGGGTGGCTTTTGGGGGGCCTTAAATATCTGTGGGgatatttctgcttttagaGCAGAGCTGAGAGGCTGA is a window of Melospiza georgiana isolate bMelGeo1 chromosome 16, bMelGeo1.pri, whole genome shotgun sequence DNA encoding:
- the RPL3L gene encoding ribosomal protein uL3-like codes for the protein MTHTVREVHRPGLKVSKREEVEAVTIIETPPMVVVGVVGYIETPKGLRNFKTVFAEHISDECRRRFYKNWHKSKKKAFTKYCKKWQDEAGKRQLEKDFAAMKKYCKVIRVIMHTQMRLLPLRQKKAHIMEIQLNGGTVAEKVDWVRERLEKQISVHSVFSQNEMIDVIGVTKGHGMKGVTSRWHTKKLPRKTHKGLRKVACIGAWHPARVGYSIARAGQKGYHHRTEINKKIYRIGHGIHVEDGKVVRNNASTHYDITEKTITPMGGFPHYGEVNNDFLMLKGCVVGTRKRVLTLRKSLLVHTSRRAHEAIELKFIDTTSKFGHGRFQTAQEKRAFMGPQKKHLVKEKPGVREEL